One Setaria viridis chromosome 3, Setaria_viridis_v4.0, whole genome shotgun sequence DNA window includes the following coding sequences:
- the LOC117850647 gene encoding subtilisin-like protease, translating into MDPRLQLALLVLASLLACATATVIHGSHGRSSRSTYIVHVRPPPNFSTDMSSTNLETWYRSLLPPLVSTSRSDTPFIHTYREAILGFAVNLTKDEAEYVTKRHGVLKVYEDYLIPLLTTHTPEFLGLRSNEGAWSSIGMGEGIIIGVLDTGIDVSHSSFDDEGMKPPPAKWRGSCNFGDVNCNKKLIGGRSLLGGQFPPEDRVGHGTHTASTAAGRSVEGASVLGNGNGTAAGMAPHAHLAMYQVCNRFGCYASDIIAGMDAAIADGVDILSISLGGKSVPFHEDAIAIGTFSAMRKGIFVSCSAGNSGPLSSTVENEAPWVLTVGASTVDRKMEAIVKLGDGRSFVGESAYQPSNLDSLPLVHEFGSEEVKGKVVACDLDGSRAQLQLGETVHDAGGAGMIVLGKEEGGHNTFAAAHMLPASYVNAIDAAVIRQYIKNSDKPTASIVFNGTSLGNTPSPVVAYFSSRGPSTQTPGILKPDIIGPGVNVIAAWPVKVGPRAEGEKNMTFNTLSGTSMSAPHLSGIAAIIKSAHPDWSPAAIKSAIMTTAYVLDDNKKPILDEKLNPAGHFIIGAGHVNSSQAINPGLIYDTEEEQYIPYLCGLGYTESEVEIITNHKGACGEGRKISEAELNYPSIAVAASTGKLVVNRTVTNVGDEISSYSVDIEMPKEVTASVSPRKLEFTKANEKKTFTVSLTWDANGTKHAEGSLRWVSDKHVVRSPIVIF; encoded by the coding sequence ATGGATCCGAGACTCCAATTGGCATTGCTTGTTCTTGCAAGCCTTCTAGCTTGTGCAACAGCAACTGTCATCCATGGAAGTCACGGAAGATCTAGCCGATCCACATACATTGTACATGTGCGCCCTCCACCAAACTTTTCCACTGATATGAGCTCGACCAACCTTGAGACCTGGTATAGATCACTCCTCCCACCGTTAGTGAGTACATCCAGGTCTGATACACCATTCATCCATACCTATAGGGAAGCCATTCTTGGCTTTGCTGTGAACCTCACAAAAGATGAGGCAGAGTATGTTACGAAGAGACATGGTGTCCTTAAGGTGTATGAAGATTACCTTATACCACTCTTGACAACCCACACCCCAGAATTCTTGGGGCTGCGGTCCAACGAAGGGGCTTGGAGTAGCATAGGGATGGGTGAGGGGATCATAATAGGTGTTCTGGATACAGGGATAGATGTTTCACACAGCTcgtttgatgatgaagggatGAAGCCACCACCCGCCAAGTGGCGTGGGTCCTGCAACTTTGGGGATGTCAACTGCAACAAGAAATTGATCGGTGGTAGGTCATTATTAGGAGGTCAATTTCCTCCAGAGGATAGAGTTGGCCATGGAACACACACTGCAAGCACAGCTGCTGGAAGATCTGTAGAAGGTGCAAGTGTGCTTGGCAATGGAAATGGTACTGCAGCTGGCATGGCTCCACATGCACACCTTGCTATGTATCAGGTATGCAATAGATTTGGATGCTATGCCTCAGACATTATCGCAGGAATGGATGCAGCAATCGCCGATGGTGTTGACATCTTGTCCATATCACTCGGTGGTAAGTCAGTGCCATTCCATGAAGATGCTATAGCCATTGGTACATTTTCTGCCATGAGGAAAGGGATATTCGTCAGCTGTTCTGCAGGGAATTCGGGTCCATTATCTAGCACTGTAGAAAATGAAGCACCCTGGGTCCTGACGGTTGGTGCAAGTACAGTAGACAGGAAGATGGAAGCTATTGTCAAGCTTGGTGATGGCCGTTCATTTGTTGGTGAGTCAGCCTACCAACCATCTAACCTTGATTCTTTGCCGCTGGTGCATGAATTTGGTTCTGAAGAAGTTAAGGGGAAGGTTGTTGCTTGCGACCTTGATGGTTCTCGCGCCCAACTCCAGCTTGGAGAAACTGTTCATGATGCTGGGGGTGCTGGGATGATAGTGCTTGGAAAAGAGGAGGGTGGACATAATACTTTTGCTGCAGCACACATGCTACCAGCATCATATGTCAATGCCATAGATGCTGCCGTAATTAGACAGTATATCAAGAACTCAGACAAGCCGACGGCCTCGATTGTCTTCAATGGCACATCATTGGGAAATACTCCATCTCCTGTGGTTGCTTACTTCTCTTCTCGCGGTCCAAGTACTCAAACCCCTGGTATTCTTAAGCCTGACATAATCGGCCCAGGAGTGAATGTTATTGCAGCTTGGCCAGTCAAGGTTGGACCAAGAGCAGAAGGTGAAAAGAATATGACATTTAATACCTTATCTGGAACATCAATGTCTGCACCTCACCTTAGTGGAATTGCAGCTATTATCAAGAGTGCGCATCCAGACTGGTCACCTGCGGCGATCAAGTCCGCAATCATGACAACTGCCTATGTGCTGGATGATAACAAGAAGCCGATCCTAGATGAGAAGCTCAATCCAGCTGGGCATTTCATTATAGGTGCAGGACATGTTAACTCCTCTCAAGCTATCAATCCTGGTCTAATCTATGACACTGAAGAGGAGCAGTACATTCCGTATCTCTGTGGGCTTGGTTACACAGAGTCAGAAGTTGAGATAATCACAAATCACAAGGGTGCCTgcggagaaggaagaaaaatctCCGAAGCCGAGCTGAACTATCCTTCAATTGCAGTAGCTGCCAGCACCGGCAAACTTGTGGTGAACAGGACAGTCACCAATGTCGGAGATGAAATTTCATCCTACTCTGTGGACATTGAGATGCCAAAGGAAGTAACAGCTTCAGTGTCACCAAGAAAGCTAGAATTTACCAAGGCAAATGAGAAGAAAACATTTACTGTGAGTTTAACTTGGGATGCCAATGGAACTAAGCATGCTGAAGGAAGCCTCAGGTGGGTCTCTGACAAACATGTTGTGAGGAGCCCCATTGTAATATTCTAA
- the LOC117851011 gene encoding WRKY transcription factor WRKY51 codes for MMTLDLMGGYGRVDEQVAIKEEEAAAGLRGMEHLISQLSRASTSKRPSSPLPGMAPAQQHQQQLPEQSHPQQQVDCRAITDMMVSKFKKVISILNRTGHARFRRGPMVAQSTGPAAAFSKLTALPVRSVPAARPVTLNFTKLVSGYSRDSGFSVSGASSLFLSLVMTGDGSVSNGRGGGMSSSLMLSPAAEVTSCGKLPLSSSGAGQKRRCHEHTHSENVAGGKYGANGGRCHCSKRSKKHRVKRTIRSEDDELKEEFALFRFFFSWRKKRKNETGKEQEGAGLGPIMMTWSVLKY; via the exons ATGATGACCCTAGACCTAATGGGAGGATACGGGCGGGTGGACGAACAGGTGGCcatcaaggaggaggaggcggcggcagggctgCGCGGGATGGAGCACCTCATCTCGCAGCTCTCCCGTGCCAGCACCAGCAAGCGACCGTCATCGCCGCTGCCAGGGATGGCTCCGGCGCAGCAAcatcagcagcagctgccgGAGCAGAGCCACccgcagcagcaggtggacTGCCGCGCGATCACGGACATGATGGTGTCCAAGTTCAAGAAGGTGATCTCCATCTTGAACCGCACGGGCCACGCCCGGTTCCGGCGCGGCCCCATGGTGGCGCAGTCTACGGGCCCGGCGGCCGCCTTCTCCAAGCTCACGGCGCTCCCGGTGCGGTCGGTACCGGCGGCGAGGCCCGTGACATTGAACTTCACCAAGTTGGTGTCCGGGTACAGCCGGGACTCTGGGTTCAGCGTGTCCGGTGCCAGCTCGTTGTTCCTGTCGTTGGTGATGACCGGTGACGGGAGCGTGTCgaacgggcgcggcggcggcatgtcATCATCACTGATgctctcgccggcggccgaggtGACCAGCTGCGGGAAGTTGCCGCTATCGTCATCTGGCGCTGGGCAAAAGCGTAGGTGCCACGAGCACACGCACTCGGAGAACGTTGCCGGCGGCAAGTACGGGGCCAACGGCGGGCGATGCCACTGCTCCAAGCGCAG CAAGAAGCACAGGGTGAAGCGCACAATCCGCAGCGAGGATGACGAGTTGAAGGAGGAGTTCGCTCTGTTTCGATTCTTCTTCAGctggaggaagaaaagaaagaacgaGACAGGGAAAGAGCAGGAAGGCGCTGGGCTGGGCCCAATTATGATGACGTggtctgttttgaaatattga